The DNA window CGTGGATTCTGAGCGTTTCGATCATGGCGTCGATCAGCGGGCCGGCAAACTCGTTCTCGAGGCCGACATCCCGGTGCATCACCTCGATCTCGATATCGGGTCCGACGAGTTCCTGCACCGCGGCGAGGACAGCGTCTTCCTCACCGGGCAGTGAACGGATGTCGACGAGCGCCTCTGCGGTGTCCGGAACGACGTTGTGCTTGTATCCGGCCGTCAGCACGGTGGGATTCGTGGTGGTGCGGAGGGACGCCTGGATGAAGCCGGATGCCGTTCCGGTCGCGAGGGCAAGTTCGTCCGGGCCGAGCGTTTGCGGGTCGACGCCGAGGATGCGAGCTACTTCGTCGAGGAGTGCCGTGGTTGTGTCGGTGAGCCTGATGGGCCACTCCTGCCTGCCGACGGCAGCGACGGCTTCGGCGAGGCGTGTGATGGCGTTCTCCCGGACGACGCGCGAGCCGTGAGCCGCCGGGCCCCTGGCGATGAGCTTGACCCACAGCAGCGCCTTTTCTCCGGTCTGAACGAGGTATGCCCGCTTGCCGCCGAGCGTGATTGAGTATCCGCCCACTTCGCTGATGGCCTCGGTTGCGCCTTCGAACAGGTCGGGCCGGGTCGAGACGAGGTGGTGTGAGCCGAGCACTCCGCCGTTTTCCTCGTCGGCGAAGAACGCCAGGATGAGGTCACGCGCCGGGCGTTCGCCAGCCCGCAGGATGTCGGCAACCGCGGTGAGGATCATGGCATCCATGTTCTTCATGTCGACCGCTCCCCTGCCCCACAGCATCCCGTCACGGATGACACCGCCGAAGGGGTCGACGCTCCAGTTGCGCGGGTCAGCGGGGACGACGTCGAGGTGGCCGTGAACAACGAGTGCGCCCTTCGAGCTGTCGCGTCCAGCGACCCGGGCGACGACGCTTGTGCGTCCGGGATCTGAGTCGATCAGTTCCGGCTCGAGACCGAGTTCCCGCAGGTACTCCGCGACGTATTCGGCGGCAATCGTCTCTCCATTGGACTTCCCCCCGCCGTAGTTGGTGGTGTCCAT is part of the Mycetocola zhujimingii genome and encodes:
- a CDS encoding M20/M25/M40 family metallo-hydrolase, whose amino-acid sequence is MDFDAQSPIAAQAPIDAELDETVRLARDLIRMDTTNYGGGKSNGETIAAEYVAEYLRELGLEPELIDSDPGRTSVVARVAGRDSSKGALVVHGHLDVVPADPRNWSVDPFGGVIRDGMLWGRGAVDMKNMDAMILTAVADILRAGERPARDLILAFFADEENGGVLGSHHLVSTRPDLFEGATEAISEVGGYSITLGGKRAYLVQTGEKALLWVKLIARGPAAHGSRVVRENAITRLAEAVAAVGRQEWPIRLTDTTTALLDEVARILGVDPQTLGPDELALATGTASGFIQASLRTTTNPTVLTAGYKHNVVPDTAEALVDIRSLPGEEDAVLAAVQELVGPDIEIEVMHRDVGLENEFAGPLIDAMIETLRIHDPGAEVLPYLLPAGTDNKALSMLGITGYGFAPLLLPPELDFPAMFHGVDERVPLDALVFGRRVLTDLLRTY